The region GCACGCGTGCTGCTCGACGAGGCGGAGCGGACGGGTTCGCTGGACTGGCAGACCTTCGGCGCCGGCTGGTGGCGCGTCGTCCGCCGGATCGTGTTGGGCGACCAGGCGCGCGACGACCGCGAGCTGACCGGCGAGCTCGACGCGCTGCGGTCCGACGCCAACTGGGCGTTCCTGAGCCCGAAGCGCTTGTCCCTGCGCCGCGACCTGCGTGCGCGCCTGCGGGAACACCTGCGGCGGGCGGAGCCCGGCAGCCTCGCAGAGACGGTCGCACGCGCCGAAACCCCGGTGCAGGCACCGGAAGAGCAGGTGCCGCACTGGCTCTTCGCCTTCGACGCGGCGGGAATGGCCGCGTTCCGCGCGCTCGCGCTGCTCGCCGCGCAGCCGGAGCAGGCCGCTCGCGCCAGGTCGGAGATCGCCGAGTCCGACCTCGCGACGCCGCAACCGCTGCACCACCTGCGGGCGTGCGTGCTCGACGCGCTCAGGCTCTGGCCGACCACGCCGATGCTGCTCCGCGACAGCGTCGAGGAAACCGCGTGGGACGGACGTCAGCTCCCCGCGGGCACGGCCTTCCTGGTGTTCGCGCCGCTGTTCCACCGCGACGAGACGGCGGCGGACTTCGCGCACGCCTTCACTCCCGAGGCCTGGCTCGACGGCCGTGCCGAACACCACTCGGCCCTCGTCCCCTTCAGCGCGGGACCGGGCCGCTGCCCCGGCGAGAACCTCGTACTGCTGGTGACCAGCACGCTGCTCGCGGTGCTGATGCGCGACGCGGAGTTCGAACCCGGCGAGGGCCCGGCCCTCGGGCCGCAGGGCCCGCTACCGGCTACCTTCGACAACTTCCACACCACGGTCCGCCTGGCCCGCTGACGAGCTTTCACCACCCGCGAACTGGAAAAGTTGCTTCCGGCTGCGCCGACGTGTGGTGCGCGAACGTCCGCCTGGCCGCGCTGCCGGTTCCGCCGGGTAGGTCCTCGTTTATGGTCGTGGTCGGGAACCGTACGGAGGGCCGATGGTGGAAGGCGTGCTCGGCGGGCGCTACCGGTTGGGCGCCTGCCTCGGCGGCGGCGGTATGGCCGACGTCTACCGGGCGATGGACACCCGCCTGGAACGGCTGGTCGCGGTGAAGGTCTTCCGGTCGGGCACCGACGAGACCGGCCGCTCGCGGTTCGAGGAGGAGGCGCGTCTGCTGGCCGGGCTCAGCCATCCCGGCCTGGTGCCCGTCTTCGACTACAGCGCGGGCGGCGACGAGCTCTACCTGGTCATGCAGCTGGTGGAGGGGCAGACGCTGGCCGACATCCTGGAGTCGGGGCCGCTGCCGCCCGCGCAGGTCGCCGACCTCGGGCACCGCCTCGCCGACGTGCTCGCGTACGTGCACGCCAACGGCATCGTGCACCGCGACGTCAAACCGTCGAACGTGCTGGTGGCGCGGGACGGCCGGGTCTACCTCGCCGACTTCGGCATCTCCCGGCTGATCGACGCCGTCGGCCGCATGACCAGCTCCGGGGCGATCATGGGCACCGCCACCTACATGGCGCCGGAACAGGTGCGCGGCACCGGCGTCGGCCACGCGGTCGACGTCTACGCGCTCGGCCTGGTCCTCCTGGAATGCGTGACGGGCCGCACCGAATACCCCGGCGCCGGGCCCGAATCCGCACTCGCGCGGCTCACCCGCTCACCCTTCGTGCCCGACTCGCTGCCGGAACCGCTGCGCGGCATCCTGCGGGCGATGACCGCCACCGCCCCGCACGAACGGCCCTCGGCCGAGCGGTGCGCGGACCTGCTCAGCGGCGAGGCGACCGACCTGATCCCGGCCGTGCCCGCGGAGACGCCCCGTCCGCCGACCAGGCAGATCGCCGCCGAAGAGCTCGTGCGGGAAGCGGCTCCCGCTCCGGAGCCGAAGCGGCGCCGGTGGCAGTGGCCGCTCGCCGGTGTCGGCGCGGTGGCCGCCGTGGTCGCGCTGCTGCTGTTCCTCCAGCCGCCACCGGAGCCGGCGCCCGGACCGACGCTGCCGCCGGCCTCCGGACCGCCCGGGGTCGCGCGCCTGCCGGAAGACCTCGCCAACCTCGAAAGCCTGGTGCGGCAATGAATCGCCTCCTGCTCCCGATCGTCGCGCCTGTTGTCGCGCTGCTCGCGGCCTGCGGGAGCGAGCCGAAACCGGTGGTGGACCCGCAGGTGCGCCAGCAGCTGATCGCCGGGGTGGAAGCGGTGAAGGCCGCGGCCACGCGGCACGACCGCCCCGCCGCCGAAGCCGCCCTCGCCGACCTCACCCGCAGCATCGCCGCCGCGCAGGCCCAGGGCCGGATGGACCCGGCGAACGCGGGGACCGTCCTCGAGGCGGCGGACCGGGTCGCCGATGACGTGCGCACCATGGACCTGCCTGCCCCGCCGCCTCCCGTCACGGTGACGGTTCCCACGCCCGCGCCGCAGGAGAACATGGACGAGGAGCAGCAGGAACAAGAGGAGGACAAGCACAAGGAACTGCAGGACTGGCGGGAAGAGCTGCAGAAGCGCATCGAGGAGCAGCGCAAGCAGCGCCTGGAGGAGCGCGAGAAAGCCGGCCAGTGAAACCGTCGGTTTTCGCAGTAGCGCGTGACCGCGGGGAGTTGCGCCGAGGGCGCGCCGCCAGCGAGGTCGCAGCCCCGCGGATTCCGTTCTGAGCCCGCGAAGCTCCACGGCGTGACCAGCTGATGCGTTGCGCAGAAGCCGAGTAGCGCCGCCGCCCGTCTACCTGTCTCCCAGCCAGGCGTCGATCTCGGCGAAGAACTTCTCCCGCGCGGGCGGTCCCGACAACGCCAGGTCGTGCAGCCCGTCCTGGATCGCCACCGTCGTGACGTCCGGTCCGATCTTCGGCGCCCACCGCGCGATCTGCTCCACGTCCAGCACCGTGTCGGCGGTCATCGCCGCGGGCTCCCACTGCTTGCGGTGCAGCAGGCTGCGCACCGAGTGCAGCACGAGCACGGGCGCGCTCACCGACAGCCCGCGCTGAACCTGGGCGTGGCCGCGGCGCACCGCGCTGATCCACGCCGAACGGATCGGGAAGGCCTCGACCGGCTTCCAGTCCAGGCGGTACTCCCACTCCCCGTGATGTTCCCGGAGCAGGCAGTGGGCGTAGGTGGGTGCCACCCCGCGCCGCACCACTGACTTCGGCAGGAAGTGCCGCAGCACGTGGTTCACGGCGGTCGTGACGGTGCGGTGGAACCACGACTCCGACAGGTCCAGCCACGGGCTGTTGAGTACCAGCGCATCGATCGCGCCCGGCCTTGCATCGGCCCACAACGCGGTGATCAGGCCGCCGGTGGAGTGGCCGAGCACCACCAGGCGCCGGTGTCCGGCCTCCCGGATGACCTCGGCGGCGGCGTCGAGCTCCTCGAAGTGCTCTGACAGGTCGGTGACGTAGTTCGGCAGCATCCCCGGTCGCATGGACCGCCCGTAACCGCGCAGATCCAGCGCGTAGAAGTCGTACCCGCGCTCGACGAAGTGCGTGGCCACGTGGTCTTGAAAGAAGTAGTCGCAGAACCCGTGCACGTACAGCACGGCGCCCCGCTCGGCGGCCTCGGTATCTCGTTCGGTCGGCTCCGCCGCCCGGTGCACCAACGTCGCGACGGCCTCACCGCCACCACGCACCGGAAACGCAAGTGTCCTGGACCGATACGGCTCACCGAGGATGTCTGCTTCCACGCGCATAGTTTGAGTGGTGAGCCCGCCGCGCGCGACAGTCGGGCACCAAGCTGCCCGCGACACCCGGAATTCCGGCGGTGGCTGCTTCGTCCTCCCCGCCGCCGAGTGGGCGACTTCCCTGCCCGCCGTTCGCTCCGCCGCGTCACCGCGCGGCTGCCGTACCTGCCGGAACGCCCCTTACGCACACTTGACACCCACTGGGTGGAAACCACCCGGATGTCGTATTGGCTTCCTTTTCCAAACCCATGCCTGGACGTCACCGTCTTGCGCTAACGTTTCCGTGCTGGCAAGTGATCAGCTGCCGTGCTCGAGCCGGCGGCAAGGATGACGAGGGGAGTTTTCCGTGGCCGGTGACGAGGGAGGCAACCAGATCCCGTTGGACGCCTACGACCAGCGGGAATTGGACCGCGCGCAGGCGATGGGCGTGCTGCCGATGGCAGCCCCCGTCGCGATGGCGCAGAGCGCCGTGACCATGGCGCGTGCGGCCAGCAAGGCCGACGCGGCCCAGAAGATCGCCGCGGGCGCGACCATGCGCGTCGAGCCCGACCAGGTGGACAAGCTGGCCCAGTTCTTCGAGGACGAGGCCGAGAAGATGACGGAGCGCGAGGGTGACCTCAACCGCCTCTCGATGATCAAGCCCCCGGGCAAGGATCCCGTCAGCACGCGTGCGGTCGCCGAGTACGAGAAGGTCGGCGCGGGTGACGACAGCGCGTATCTCGACAACTATCAGAAGCTCGCCAAGGTGTTCCGCGAGACGGCGGCTAATCTTCGGGCGAGCGCGCAGCAGACGCGGCTCGACGACCAGAACGCTGAGGACAGCTTCCGAGGAGGTATTCGTGCGTAAAGGGCTCGCTGCTGGTGCGGTCCTGGTCAGCCTGGTGCTGGCAGGTTGCGGAGGTGGGGGTGCTGAAACACCACCCGGAGACGGTGGTGCCACTTCCGCGCAGCCGCCGAGCGAGACGAAGTCGACGCGCACTGCTCCTCAGAAGTCGGTTTCCGTGGCGGACCGCTGCTCCGTCGTGAGCGCGGACCAGGCGCGAGCCATCGGTGCGGACCAGGCACCGGAGGAGCGTGAGTCCACCGGTTTCCTGGGGTGTGACTACCAGCTCGGCAAGACGGCCGAGGGATGGCTGGTCTTCGTCAGTGCTACTGACAAGGAGACGATGCAGGACTTCGCCGAAGGTGCGTCGGACGGCGTGCCGACCAACGTCGGTGGTTACCCGGCGACGCAGGTCGGAGACGAGCGGCGTTGCCTGCTGTCGGTAGATGTTTCCGACAAGGGATCTCTGTACATCAACACGGTGGTCTCGGAGGCTCCCGTCGAGCCCTGTGGGCTGTCGAAGCAGTTCGCCGATGCGGCGTTGAAGAACCTGCCCAATGCTTGAGGGGGTTGAGGAATGGGAGAGACCAGGCAGTTAGAGCCCTCGGACTTCGAGGGCTCCTCGCTGGAGCAGATGCGTGGCTGGGTCGAGGGTGGAGCCGGTGCTGACCCTCTCTACGACCAGAAGTCCGCGTGGGAGGGCGAGCAGAAGTACTTGACCGACCTCGCGGAGCGGGTGAACACCAAGCTCGGCGAAGCCGGCGTGGTGATGCAGTCCAAGTCCGGTGAGGCGATGCAGGGCGCGGTCGCGCCGGTCGTGCTCTGGACCGAGGTGACTGCGGAGAACGCCCGAGCCCAGGCCCAGCTCATGAGCGAGCAGGGAGATGCCTTCAAGAAGGTCCAGTCGTCGATCCCGGCTTCGAGCGAGGAGCAGTCGGTCCCGGACGACACCTGGATCGAAGAGGGCTGGGACAGCATGTGGAACGGCCAGACCGATGCTGAGGCGGCCAAGGCGCACAACGAGAAGCTCCGCCAGGAGGCCGTGACGGCCTTCAACAACTACGACAGCGCCTCGCAGAGCACTGTCGGTGCCAGCGCCGTGTTCACCCCGCCGCCGCCCGGTGGCATGGAGACCACGGTGTCCGGTGGCCAGCACACCGGTGTCGGCGGCATGACGCCCGCGCCGGGTGGCGGCACCGGTGGTGCAGTGCCCGCCGGTTCGGGCAGCGCGGGCTACAGCGGTGGCGGTGCCGGCGGCTTCGGTTCAGGTGGTTCCGGCTCTGGCGGTTCCGGTGGTGGCTACACGCCGCCGTCGACCACGACGCCGAACTGGGACGGCAGCACGCGCGGTCCTGGTGACGGCCCCTTGCGTCCCGGCCCCCAGGGTCCGAGCCCGTACGGCCCCAACACCGGGATCATCCCTCCGGGCGGCGGCCAGGGCCCGAACCAGGGTGGCGGTACCGGTCGCGGCGGTTCCGGCGGAGGCCGGGGTCCCGGCGTCGGTGCCGGTGGTCGTTCCGGCGGCGGTGTCGGCGCCGGTTCCGGGCGCGGTGCGCTCGGACCGGGCGGGCAGTCCGGTGTCGGAGCCGGCGGTCGTGCGGGCGCGGGCGTTCCGGGCGCCGGTGGCGCGGGCGGCCGCGGTGGCGCTGGTGCCATGGGCGGCGCGGGAGCGCGCGGTCGCGGCCAGGAGGGCGAGGAGGACCTCGAGCACGAGACCCCCGACTACCTCAAGGGCGACCACGGCTTCTTCGACGACGAGCTGCCGAAGGTGGCCCCTCCGGTCTTCGGTGACTGGAACCAGAAGTAGGCCCTAACAGAACAGGAACCGCGGGCGGCACCAGGCAACGGGTGCCGCCCGCGCAAGGCTGGGGAGCAGTCGTGAAGATCGAGTTGTCGAAGCAGGCGTTCTACGAGGCGTGGAAGCACTTCAAGCTCGGCACCAAGCCGATCGTGCTGAACGTGCTCTCGGAAGGCGTCCTGCAGTCCGAGCGCCGCGCGGCCGAGCAGCGCGCCTGGGACGAGCTTCGCCGTATCGGTTTCGGTGACCGGGACCGCGAAGACGACATCTACGGCCTGTTTCTGCCCTTGCACCGCTACGAGCGGGCGTTCGACGTGACCTTCCGCCGGCTCGTCGACGGTGAGCAGCGCAAGCTGAGCGGCATGGTCGCCAACGTCCGCGCCAACGCGACGCTGGCCGTGCAGACCGAGGACAGCGTGCAGTTGCAGGCCCTGCCCGCCGACTCGATGGTGCGGGCGTTGCTCAGCGTCCTGCCCGACCTCAAGGCAGGGGCGGGGCGTGCGGTGTCGCTGCGCAGCGCGCAGCTCGAGAAGGCCGCGAAGGAGGCGGGCAAGTCCGACCTGGCGATGGCCGAGGGCCTGGCCCGCAACGGCGTCCGCCGCGACGACGCCCGCGCCCTCATCGACATGGCCGGCGGCATGCGCACGTCCTTCGCGCAGTTCGGCGCCGCCGTCATGGACGGCCACGGCAAGCGGGCCCGGGGCGCGGTCGTCACGAACTGCTTCGCCAACGCCAAGGGCTGGTACTTCATGGAGGAGAGCCGGCGCAGCGGCGAACCGTGGACGACGATCGCCCCGATCGACAAGGCCAAGCTCGCCCCGCGCATCCAGGACCTGCTGAAGACCATCCCGCGCGACTGAGCGGACGCACGATCGACGCCCACCGGGCGGCTGACGGGAACAACTCGTCGGCCGCCCGGTGTCGCATGCCGGCACATCGGAGACGAACGAGAGCAGCGATGGCCCTGCGACGCCGCTGGCGCGGCTTTGCGCACCAGGCTGGCTTCTGAGGCGCAGGGAGGCCTTTGGGGCACCATCGAAGCCATCAGAACGGCTACAGCGCCGCGGTTTCACACCTGCCCCAGCAGCAGAGAGCCACAAGGGCACCACCACACCCACAACGGCCGACCTGGCACAGCAGGGCCGAATGGTGCGCGTATGGAAAGCCATTCGGCCTATCGGACTCACCATCCGAAGTAGCAGCGGCCACAGCGAAAGGGACGAACGCCGAACCCGAGGTGAGCCCGCCCGCGCATGGTCGTCCGCCCCGCAAGCTGGCGCGATCCTGCCGTGCGGCACCTCACCCGTGCCCGCTGCAGCGACGCCGTAGCCCCGTTCGGCGAGGCCGTTGCTCCGAGTGGAGTACGTCACCGGAGGTCACCGGCGCTACGCGCGGTGACGCGCTCCGTCGCAGTCGAGTGCCGCCTCCGCGGGGCACTCGGACACCCGGTTACCGGCCGGTAGAGGAGCGGTTCGAAGGCGCTGAACCGATGCCCGAGCCACCCGCGAACCGGCGCCTGCGGGAGGCTCGGACGGAGGTCTTCGTCACTCGTCCTCATGCGCGCCGCGGAGCCCGACCTGACCTGCGATGACACCCCCAGCGTCGCTCAACTGCCCGGAAATCGGACACATCGGAACAGTTTTGGCTGAGATTAGTGCACTTCAGCGGCTTTGTTGGTAGTACTTGCAGCGGCCCCGTGCTCGTGCGTGCCGTGTACGAGTGGTCCTGGAGGGCCAGGCGGCGGAACCCCCGGTGAACCTCGCTCACAAAAGTCGGACCCGCGTGGAACCCGGCCGGGCAGGCTCGGTACCGTCGCCGCACCGATCAAGAGAAACCCCACATCACGGAGGACATGGTGGCCCTTCCCCAGCTGACCGAGGAGCAGCGGGCAGCAGCTTTGGAAAAGGCGGCTGCCGCCCGTCGCGCCCGAGCTGAGCTCAAGGAGCGCCTCAAGCGAGGCGGAACCAGCCTGGCCCAGGTCCTGCAGGACGCCGACGAGAACGAGGTCTTGGGCAAGATGAAGGTCTCCGCCCTTCTCGAGGCCCTGCCCGGCGTCGGCAAGGTGCGCGCTCAGCAGATCATGGAGCGGCTGGAGATCGCCAACAGCCGTCGGCTGCGTGGCCTTGGTGAGCGGCAGCGCAAGGCGCTGCTCGCCGAGTTCAGCGGCGAGTGATCGACGCGAAAACCGGCGTTGAGCCGGGGCCCACCCATCAGGGTCGGCCTCGGCTCACCGTCGTTTCCGGGCCTTCCGGCGTCGGCAAGTCCAGCGTGCTGAACGAGCTGCGCAGGCAGGCACCCGAGGTGTTCTTCAGCGTCTCGGCCACCACCAGACCGCCTCGGGCCGGTGAGATCGACGGCGTGCACTACCACTTCGTCGACACCGCGGAGTTCGAGCGGATGGTGGCCGCGGGCGAGATGCTCGAGCACGCCCGCTACGCGGGCAACCTCTACGGGACCCCGCGCGGGCCGGTCGAGGCCGCGCTGGCCGCGGGCCGGGCGGCGGTGCTGGAGATCGAGCTGCAGGGCGCCCGCCAGGTGCGCCGGGCGATGCCCGAGGCGCAGTTGGTGATGCTGCTGCCGCCGTCGTGGGAGGTGCTGGTGGAGCGGCTGACCGGCCGCGGCACCGAGGACCCCGAGGTGGTGCGCAAGCGCCTGGAGACCGCGCGCGAGGAGCTCGCCGCCGAGTCCGAGTTCGACGCGACCGTGGTCAACGCCGACGTGCGGTCGGCGACCAGCGAATTGATAGGATTGGTGGTCGGCCGCCAACGGTGAGACCGTTCGACGCGGACCGGGGCGACCCGGTTCGCGCCGACGCGCAGCCGGACGGGGGCGGTCGGACGGCTGCCGCCGAGCGGACCACGCCCAGCGAGCCCGGCCCGCCAGGACCGGCCCCGGCCGGGCCTGGAGCCGGTCGGCACTGCCGGACGCCCGCCGCGCCCGTCGGCGCACAAGCCCGGCACCGGCACCGGTGCCCGTTCATTCACGAGGAGCAGGAGCCACTCACGTGAGCACCCCCAACGCTCTGGCTGCGTTCAACAGCAGCCCGTCGCTCAACGCCCCGGAGGGCATCACCAACCCGCCGATCGACGACCTGCTCGAGCAGGTCAGCTCGAAGTACGCGCTGGTGATCTACTCCGCCAAGCGCGCGCGGCAGATCAACGACTACTACGCGCAGCTCGGCGAGGGCCTGCTGGAGTACGTCGGCCCGCTGGTCGAGCCGGGCCCGCGGGAGAAGCCGCTGTCGATCGCGCTGCGCGAGATCCACGCCGGCGTGCTCGAGCACACCGAAGGCGAATGACGACCCCGCGCGCCGAGGACCGCCCGCCGCGGGTGGTCCTCGGCGTCGGTGGCGGCATCGCCGCCTACAAGGCGTGCGAGGTGCTGCGTCGGCTCACCGAGTCCGGGCACCACGTGCGGGTGGTCCCGACCGAGGCGGCGTTGCGCTTCGTCGGCGCCGCCACCTTCGAGGCGCTGTCCGGGCAGCCCGTGCAGACCGGTGTCTTCACCGACGTCGAGCAGGTGCCGCACGTCCGGCTCGGCCAGGAGGCCGACCTGGTCGTGGTCGCCCCGGCGACCGCCGACCTGATGGCCCGCGCCGCCCACGGCATGGCCGACGACCTGCTGACCTCCACTCTGCTCACCGCACGGTGTCCGGTGCTGATGGTGCCCGCGATGCACACCGAGATGTGGGAGCACGCCGCGACCCGCGACAACGTCGCCCTGCTGCGCAGCAGGGGCGTCGTGGTGGCCGAGCCCGACAGCGGGCGGCTCACCGGCGCCGACACCGGCAAGGGCCGGCTGCCCGACCCGGCCGAGATCGTCGACCTCGCCCGGCTCCTGCTGGCCGAGCCCGCCGCGCTGCCCCACGACCTGGCGGGCCGCCGCGTGGTCGTCTCGGCCGGTGGCAACCGCGAGCCGCTGGACCCGGTGCGCTACCTGGGCAACCGCTCGTCGGGGCGCCAGGGCTACGCGCTGGCCCGGGTCGCCGCGCACCGCGGTGCCGACGTCACGCTTGTGGCGGCCTACACCGCCGACCTGGCGCCACCCGCCGGGGTGCGGGTGGTCAGGGCGGGTACGGCCCAGGAGATGCGCGCGGCGCTGCTGGCCGAGTCCGACGGTGCCGACGCGGTGGTGATGGCGGCCGCGGTCGCCGACTTCCGGCCGGAGTCGCTGGCCGAGCACAAGATCAAGAAGTCCGACCAGGACCCGGACCCGGTCAAGCTGACCCGCAATCCCGACATCCTCGCCGAGCTGGTGCAGGCACGCCGGGACGGGCGGCTGCGGGTGCCGGTGATCGTCGGGTTCGCCGCCGAGACCGGTGACCCCGGCACCACGGTCCTCGACTACGGTCGCGCGAAGCTCGCCCGCAAGGCCTGCGACCTGCTGGTCGTCAACGCCGTCGGCGAAGGCGGCGCCTTCGAGGGCGAGGACAACGGGGGCTGGCTGCTCGCCGCCGACGGCGCCGAGAGCCCGATCCGCCACGGCTCCAAGTCGCTGCTAGCGTCCACATTGTGGGATGCGGTGAGCCTGCGGCTGGGGCGACAGTAACCTCGAAGCCAAATCTTCAGAGCATTTCCCGCCGCACCGCACCGGCGGCGTAGTCTTCGAACCATCCAGGGAGAGTTGTGAGTCAGCAGCATGACCTGCGCGGAGCCGGCCGCAGGTTGTTCACCAGTGAGTCCGTGACCGAAGGGCACCCGGACAAGATCTGCGACGCGATCAGCGACTCGATCCTGGACGCCCTGCTCGCCCAGGACCCGCGGTCCCGGGTGGCGGTGGAGACGCTGGTCACCACCGGCCAGGTGCACGTGGCCGGCGAGGTGACCACCGAGGCCTACGCCGACATCCCGACGATCGTGCGGGACAAGATCCTGGAGATCGGCTACGACTCCTCCGCCAAGGGCTTCGACGGCAACTCCTGCGGCGTCAACATCGCCATCGGCGCCCAGTCGCCCGACATCGCCCAGGGCGTCGACACCGGCTACGAGACCCGTGTCGAGGGCGTCATCGACGAGATCGCCAAGCAGGGCGCGGGCGACCAGGGCCTGATGTTCGGCTACGCCTGCGACGACACCCCGGAGTACATGCCGCTGCCGATCGCGCTGGCGCACCGGCTGTCGCGGCGGCTGACCAAGGTCCGCAAGGACGGCGTGCTGCCGTACCTGCGCCCGGACGGCAAGACCCAGGTCACCATCGAGTACGCCGGTGACCAGGCGGTCCGGCTCGACACCGTGGTGGTCTCCAGCCAGCACGCCGCCGACATCGACCTCGACAAGATGCTCGGCGTCGACGTGCGCGAGCAGGTCGTGGGCCCGGAGGTCGACGGCCTGGACATCGACACCTCCGACGTCCGCCTGCTGGTCAACCCGACCGGCCGCTTCGTGGTCGGCGGCCCGATGGGCGACGCCGGCCTGACCGGCCGCAAGATCATCGTCGACACCTACGGCGGCATGGCCCGCCACGGCGGCGGCGCCTTCTCCGGCAAGGACCCGTCGAAGGTGGACCGCTCGGCGGCCTACGCGACCCGCTGGGTGGCCAAGAACGCGGTCGCCGCCGGTCTGGCCAGCCGCATCGAAGTGCAGGTGGCCTACGCCATCGGCGCCGCGGCCCCGGTCGGCCTGTTCGTGGAGACCTTCGGCACCGAGAACGTCGACCCGGCCCGCATCCAGTCGGCGATCAACGAGGTCTTCGACCTGCGCCCGGCCGCGATCATCCGCGACCTGGACCTGCTGCGTCCGATCTACGCGCCGACGGCCGCCTACGGCCACTTCGGGCGCCCGGACCTGGACCTGCCGTGGGAGCGCACCGACCGCGCGGAGGCGCTGAAGTCGGCCGCCAACGCCTGAGCCGTTCCCGACGCCGACCGCGGGCGGGTGGTACCGGGAGACCGGTCGCCACCCGCCCGCGGTCGTTGTACGGGCAGTCGTCAGGCGGTGCCCATGGTCTGGGCGATCCAGTCGGCGTGCGCGACGACGCTGGTGTAGCCGGCCCAGCCGCTGCCCGCGGGCTGGTGGCCGATGGCGCAGACACCGCCCTGCACGATCCGGCCGGTGGCCGGGCTCTTGACCAGCACCGGGCCGCCGGAGTCGCCGCCGGCGACGCTGCCGTCGGTGTCGGTGCACAGCACCGGGGTGGCGAGGTTGTCCAGCTCGCAGGTGGCGTCGCTGACGGTGCCGTCGGCGTACTTGAGGTTCTCCGGCAGCGGGCCCGACCAGTCCGGCTTCTCCGAGCCCCAGCCCATCACGGTGGCGGCCTGGCCGTCGGCCAGGTCCTCGGCGGTGGCCAGCGGGGAGTACTCGGTGTGCACCTCCCTGTCGAGTTTGAGCAGTGCGATGTCG is a window of Saccharopolyspora erythraea NRRL 2338 DNA encoding:
- a CDS encoding S1 family peptidase, translating into MGTWRESAAVLGVAAMACATALATTATAGADEPGTYIVGGGEVRTETPWISALHNGGSFTCTSSIVAGTWVITAAHCVEGGGDFSVRVGSLQRSSGGTEAGVSEVFIHPDYDWPTSDIALLKLDREVHTEYSPLATAEDLADGQAATVMGWGSEKPDWSGPLPENLKYADGTVSDATCELDNLATPVLCTDTDGSVAGGDSGGPVLVKSPATGRIVQGGVCAIGHQPAGSGWAGYTSVVAHADWIAQTMGTA
- the metK gene encoding methionine adenosyltransferase yields the protein MFTSESVTEGHPDKICDAISDSILDALLAQDPRSRVAVETLVTTGQVHVAGEVTTEAYADIPTIVRDKILEIGYDSSAKGFDGNSCGVNIAIGAQSPDIAQGVDTGYETRVEGVIDEIAKQGAGDQGLMFGYACDDTPEYMPLPIALAHRLSRRLTKVRKDGVLPYLRPDGKTQVTIEYAGDQAVRLDTVVVSSQHAADIDLDKMLGVDVREQVVGPEVDGLDIDTSDVRLLVNPTGRFVVGGPMGDAGLTGRKIIVDTYGGMARHGGGAFSGKDPSKVDRSAAYATRWVAKNAVAAGLASRIEVQVAYAIGAAAPVGLFVETFGTENVDPARIQSAINEVFDLRPAAIIRDLDLLRPIYAPTAAYGHFGRPDLDLPWERTDRAEALKSAANA